From Cellulophaga lytica DSM 7489, a single genomic window includes:
- the wecB gene encoding non-hydrolyzing UDP-N-acetylglucosamine 2-epimerase, giving the protein MKRNLIIFGTRPEAIKMAPLVKEFLKHSDTFETKVCITAQHREMLDQVLSFFEITPDYDLDLMKPNQNLYSLTADIITGLKPILEEFQPDFVYVHGDTTTTMASSIAGFYSGAKVCHVEAGLRTFNKRSPFPEEVNRSIAGSVADYHFSPTTTSQQNLLNENVKQENILVTGNTVIDALQFSSNKVTSDTYSDEEIEQLKTIVDTSKKLVLVTGHRRENHGQGFINICSALKEIALENQDVQIIYPVHLNPNVQKPVYDLLDNVNNIKLIAPSSYPAFVWLMSQSYLIITDSGGVQEEAPSLGKPVLVMRDTTERPEAVEAGTVFLVGTDKDKIVTEANKLLHDKEAYSVMSKLHNPYGDGTSCQKIIEFISKL; this is encoded by the coding sequence ATGAAAAGAAATCTAATCATATTTGGAACTAGACCAGAAGCTATTAAAATGGCTCCATTGGTAAAAGAATTTTTGAAACATTCTGATACTTTTGAAACCAAAGTTTGTATAACGGCACAACATAGGGAGATGTTAGACCAGGTTTTATCCTTTTTTGAGATTACTCCGGATTATGATCTAGACTTAATGAAGCCTAATCAGAATTTATACTCTTTAACGGCAGATATTATTACTGGTTTAAAGCCTATTTTAGAGGAGTTTCAGCCGGATTTTGTATATGTACACGGTGATACTACTACTACAATGGCTTCGAGCATAGCTGGTTTCTATTCAGGTGCAAAAGTTTGCCACGTAGAAGCAGGTTTAAGAACATTTAATAAAAGGTCTCCATTTCCTGAAGAAGTAAATAGGAGTATCGCTGGTTCAGTTGCTGATTATCATTTTTCTCCAACAACAACTTCTCAACAAAATTTATTGAATGAAAATGTAAAGCAAGAGAATATATTAGTAACAGGGAATACCGTCATAGATGCCCTTCAGTTTAGCTCTAATAAAGTCACTTCAGATACGTATTCAGATGAAGAAATAGAGCAATTGAAAACAATTGTAGATACCTCTAAAAAATTAGTTTTAGTTACAGGACATAGAAGAGAAAATCACGGACAAGGTTTTATTAACATTTGTAGTGCTTTAAAGGAAATTGCTTTAGAAAACCAAGATGTACAAATTATTTACCCAGTACATTTAAACCCTAATGTACAGAAGCCTGTTTATGATCTTTTAGATAATGTAAATAATATAAAATTAATAGCACCCTCATCTTATCCTGCTTTTGTATGGTTAATGAGTCAATCTTATTTAATTATAACTGATAGTGGAGGTGTACAAGAAGAAGCTCCAAGTTTAGGGAAGCCAGTTCTTGTTATGAGAGATACTACAGAAAGACCTGAAGCTGTAGAGGCAGGGACTGTTTTTTTAGTAGGAACTGATAAAGACAAAATAGTTACAGAAGCGAATAAACTGCTTCATGACAAAGAAGCATATTCTGTGATGAGTAAATTGCATAATCCATATGGAGATGGAACTTCTTGTCAAAAAATAATCGAATTTATTTCAAAGTTATAA
- a CDS encoding glycosyltransferase family 4 protein, which produces MRCLEMLKQGVEIVVYVPSTIAHTYVYEGITVNCLPSKDIIKHLTNKDKLYLHLLNIYPFSKKNGWIIYKHILDKHIPAVFYVHGSEVQKYGSRIFEFRYRIKDFLIWLKKDFLVIPKMKVFVKTALKRENIKFIYPSIWMKEDMEVNLGVAIPYFKIIPNGIDVDLFSYQETYENRYKMLTLRPLSSKKYAVDIAIKIMSFLPNNYTLDIYGKGFYKKQYLEQIKALKLEDRIKINSSFIDRNDLNSFFSKYGVFLCPTRMDAQGVTMCEAMATGLLTVSSLNTAIPEFITHLDNGIIGNNLEAIAKNIIDNTESMEKYKNITIRARKSMENIAIHKTVAREIEVFCKL; this is translated from the coding sequence ATGCGCTGTTTAGAAATGTTAAAACAAGGAGTAGAAATAGTTGTATATGTACCATCAACTATAGCTCATACATATGTTTATGAAGGTATAACAGTTAATTGTCTACCTTCTAAGGATATTATCAAGCACCTTACTAATAAAGATAAATTATATTTGCATTTACTAAATATATATCCTTTTTCTAAAAAAAATGGGTGGATTATTTATAAGCATATTTTAGATAAACATATACCTGCTGTTTTTTATGTGCACGGTAGTGAGGTGCAAAAATATGGTTCTAGAATTTTTGAGTTTAGATACAGAATTAAGGATTTCTTAATTTGGTTAAAAAAAGATTTTTTAGTTATACCTAAAATGAAGGTTTTTGTCAAAACTGCTTTGAAAAGAGAAAATATAAAATTTATTTACCCTTCTATTTGGATGAAGGAAGATATGGAAGTTAATTTAGGAGTTGCTATTCCTTATTTTAAGATTATCCCTAATGGAATAGATGTTGACTTGTTTTCATATCAAGAAACATATGAAAATAGGTATAAGATGCTTACTTTGAGGCCGCTATCTAGTAAGAAATATGCAGTGGATATTGCTATAAAAATAATGAGTTTCCTTCCAAATAACTATACTTTAGATATCTATGGAAAAGGATTTTATAAGAAACAATATTTGGAGCAAATAAAAGCTCTTAAATTAGAAGACAGGATTAAGATAAATAGTAGCTTTATTGATAGAAATGACTTAAATTCTTTTTTTTCTAAATATGGTGTTTTTCTTTGTCCAACCCGTATGGATGCTCAAGGTGTTACAATGTGTGAAGCTATGGCAACTGGTTTACTTACAGTTAGTAGTTTAAATACGGCTATTCCAGAATTTATTACGCATTTGGATAATGGCATTATTGGTAACAATTTGGAGGCTATCGCTAAAAACATAATAGATAATACTGAAAGTATGGAGAAGTATAAAAATATTACTATTAGAGCCAGAAAATCTATGGAGAATATAGCAATTCATAAAACAGTCGCAAGGGAAATAGAGGTGTTTTGCAAACTTTAA
- the rfbD gene encoding dTDP-4-dehydrorhamnose reductase, giving the protein MIKILVTGANGQLGQCIQVLKNAYSNLEFTFCNSDELDITNEERLRFFFQEYKFDYCINCAAYTNVELAEKTPNKAYLVNGQGVKNIAEECRKHSVTLVHISTDYVFDGEKGSPYTISDSTNPINEYGKSKLMGEKYIKEILEEYFIIRTSWLYSEFGHNFYKTILNKAIKGENLSVIDTEIGCPTDANNLAKYIIDIIISDNKDFGIKHFTDGIPMTWFDFTKEILKKNELDKTTKLVRANNYRSFAKRPKNSTLLCD; this is encoded by the coding sequence ATGATTAAAATTTTAGTAACTGGAGCAAATGGTCAATTAGGTCAGTGTATACAAGTGTTAAAGAATGCTTATTCTAATTTGGAATTTACATTTTGTAATTCAGATGAGTTAGACATAACTAATGAAGAAAGGTTAAGGTTTTTTTTTCAGGAATATAAATTTGACTATTGTATTAACTGTGCGGCATATACAAATGTAGAGCTGGCAGAAAAAACTCCCAATAAAGCTTATTTGGTCAATGGTCAGGGAGTAAAAAACATAGCAGAAGAATGTAGAAAACATAGTGTAACTCTAGTGCATATATCTACTGATTATGTTTTTGACGGAGAAAAAGGCTCCCCTTATACAATATCAGATAGTACAAACCCTATTAATGAGTACGGAAAATCTAAACTAATGGGGGAAAAGTATATTAAAGAAATACTAGAAGAATATTTTATTATAAGAACGTCCTGGTTGTATTCAGAATTTGGGCATAATTTTTATAAAACTATTTTAAACAAGGCTATAAAGGGAGAAAATCTGTCCGTAATAGATACAGAAATTGGTTGCCCAACAGATGCAAACAACTTAGCTAAGTATATTATAGATATAATTATTTCTGATAATAAGGATTTTGGAATTAAACACTTTACAGACGGAATACCTATGACGTGGTTTGATTTTACTAAAGAAATATTAAAAAAAAATGAGCTAGATAAGACTACAAAGCTTGTAAGGGCTAATAATTATCGTAGTTTTGCTAAAAGGCCTAAGAATAGTACACTTTTGTGTGATTAA
- a CDS encoding O-antigen ligase family protein has translation MYTKYSMASRLKNIYLISIFLVLISLPLSMRFNNFVLGFSVLLFIIRYFKDKNFFQPKRVLNINTMLVVSLCLIEVLGLLNTENLGKGIKEIESSLSFLFIPLLFLSNDFNDKKNIEYCYFSIIIGSTLLVLISWVCIGMSFIAKYDFSITYLFSNEYTYIGLAKYVGAHPSYLSLIIIFSIGLLFPVNDRNYKRRNVRIGLVCIHIIFLFQLLSRAAILYFIFVALLFLFKKRLWKHLALISLVFTFITYHGYRNEYTKNRIDSFVSIFKEDTKSWRFERMKLMFEIFEENPIIGVGTGDISNFRKDKYLDNKHFFAADKNYNAHNQLLEYLTTFGVIGGVLYFSIFFNFFYRCYKLKLWVYMFVLGAIFIISFTESIFERYMGVEFFAIITSLIVIKTLENNND, from the coding sequence ATGTATACAAAGTACTCAATGGCAAGTCGTTTAAAAAATATATACTTAATATCAATTTTTTTGGTATTAATTTCTTTGCCCTTGTCTATGCGTTTCAATAATTTTGTTCTTGGGTTTTCTGTATTACTTTTTATAATTAGATATTTTAAGGATAAAAATTTTTTTCAACCTAAAAGAGTATTGAATATTAATACAATGTTAGTTGTAAGTTTATGTTTGATTGAGGTTTTAGGTTTACTGAATACAGAAAATTTAGGTAAAGGTATTAAAGAAATAGAGTCATCCCTTTCTTTTTTATTTATTCCGCTTTTATTTTTATCTAATGATTTTAATGATAAAAAGAATATTGAGTATTGTTATTTTTCCATCATTATTGGGAGCACACTTTTAGTTTTAATATCTTGGGTTTGTATTGGAATGTCATTTATTGCTAAATATGATTTTAGCATAACGTATTTGTTTTCTAATGAATATACATATATTGGTTTGGCAAAATATGTTGGAGCTCATCCCTCATATTTAAGTTTAATTATAATATTTAGTATAGGTCTATTATTTCCAGTTAATGATAGAAATTACAAGCGCAGAAATGTTAGAATCGGTCTTGTATGTATTCACATAATTTTTTTATTTCAATTATTATCACGGGCAGCAATTTTATATTTTATATTCGTAGCTTTGTTATTTCTTTTCAAGAAAAGATTGTGGAAACATTTAGCTTTAATAAGTTTAGTATTTACGTTTATAACTTACCATGGGTATAGAAATGAATATACTAAAAATAGAATAGATTCTTTTGTTTCAATTTTTAAAGAAGATACTAAGAGTTGGAGATTTGAAAGAATGAAGCTTATGTTTGAAATATTTGAAGAAAATCCTATAATAGGTGTTGGTACAGGTGATATATCTAATTTTAGAAAAGATAAATATTTAGATAATAAACACTTTTTTGCTGCAGATAAAAATTATAATGCTCATAATCAATTACTTGAATATTTAACTACCTTTGGTGTTATCGGAGGTGTTCTTTATTTTTCAATTTTTTTCAATTTTTTTTATCGATGTTATAAACTGAAGTTATGGGTCTACATGTTTGTTTTAGGGGCAATATTTATTATATCTTTCACCGAATCTATCTTTGAAAGATATATGGGCGTAGAGTTTTTCGCTATAATAACTAGTTTAATAGTCATCAAAACATTAGAGAATAATAATGATTAA
- the wecC gene encoding UDP-N-acetyl-D-mannosamine dehydrogenase translates to MSKSPSVVMIGLGYIGLPTAALIAQNKTYVHGVDINPDVVETINQGKIHIVEPELDIAVANAVKEGYLKAATTPVEANTYLIVVPTPFKAKNEPDISFVESATRAILSLLKEDDLYIIESTSPIGTTEKMMKIIYTERPELKGKLNIAYCPERVLPGNVMYELVHNDRVIGGVDEKSTEKAIAFYKQFIKGDLHKTNARTAEMCKLVENSSRDVQIAFANELSLICDKADINVWELIELANKHPRVNILQPGCGVGGHCIAVDPYFIVSDYPMESKIIGTAREINNYKSFWCAEKVQTAKLEFQIKHGRKPSIALMGLAFKPNIDDLRESPAKYIAQKVLQGANDEEYYIVEPNITEHKIFKLTDYNEAVNKADIIAFLVAHDEFKTLKISSDKIVLDFCNIG, encoded by the coding sequence ATGAGTAAAAGTCCAAGTGTTGTAATGATTGGTTTAGGTTATATAGGCTTGCCAACAGCAGCTTTAATAGCACAAAATAAAACTTACGTTCACGGAGTAGATATTAATCCAGATGTAGTAGAAACTATCAATCAAGGGAAAATACATATTGTAGAACCAGAATTAGATATAGCAGTTGCTAATGCCGTAAAAGAAGGCTATTTAAAAGCTGCGACAACACCTGTAGAAGCTAATACCTATTTAATAGTTGTTCCTACCCCATTTAAAGCTAAAAATGAGCCAGACATTTCTTTCGTTGAGTCTGCAACAAGAGCCATACTGTCGTTGCTAAAAGAAGATGATTTATACATTATAGAATCTACTTCTCCTATTGGTACTACAGAGAAGATGATGAAAATCATTTATACTGAAAGACCAGAATTAAAAGGAAAGTTGAATATAGCTTATTGTCCAGAGCGTGTACTACCAGGAAACGTAATGTACGAACTGGTACATAATGATCGTGTTATTGGGGGTGTTGATGAAAAATCAACAGAAAAAGCTATTGCGTTTTACAAGCAATTTATAAAAGGTGACTTGCATAAAACCAATGCACGTACAGCTGAAATGTGTAAACTAGTAGAAAACTCTTCTAGGGACGTACAAATAGCATTTGCTAATGAGTTATCACTTATATGCGACAAAGCAGATATTAATGTTTGGGAACTTATAGAACTTGCCAACAAACACCCTAGAGTTAATATATTACAACCTGGTTGTGGGGTTGGAGGTCACTGTATAGCTGTGGACCCTTATTTTATTGTTTCAGATTATCCAATGGAATCTAAAATAATAGGTACAGCTAGAGAAATAAATAATTATAAATCGTTTTGGTGTGCAGAAAAAGTACAAACAGCCAAATTAGAATTTCAAATAAAGCACGGCCGTAAGCCAAGTATTGCTTTAATGGGATTGGCATTTAAGCCTAATATTGATGATTTAAGAGAGTCACCAGCTAAATACATTGCACAAAAGGTGCTACAAGGTGCTAACGATGAGGAATATTATATTGTAGAGCCTAATATTACAGAACACAAAATTTTTAAACTAACAGATTACAATGAAGCTGTAAACAAAGCAGATATTATTGCATTTTTAGTAGCACACGATGAGTTTAAAACATTGAAAATATCTTCAGATAAAATTGTATTAGATTTTTGCAATATAGGGTAA
- a CDS encoding nucleotide sugar dehydrogenase, translated as MSIIAQKCPEIEITVVDLNQKRIDQWNDADVSNIPIYEPGLSNVVAEARGRNLFFDTDIDKAIDEADMIFISVNTPTKTYGKGKGMAADLKYIELCARQIARVATSDKIVVEKSTLPVRTAQAIKNILDHTGNDVNFEILSNPEFLAEGTAVSDLTNPDRVLIGGQQETEKGKQAVQALVDVYAHWVPKDKILTTNLWSSELSKLTANAFLAQRVSSINAMSELCEITGADVDEVAKAIGMDSRIGPKFLKSSVGFGGSCFQKDILNLVYIAKSYGLNEVADYWEQVIILNDHQKRRFAHNIVKTLYNTVSDKKIAFLGWAFKKDTNDTRESPAIYVAEELLSEQAKISVWDPKVKESQIYTDINALGSIETDEVNNRLKVSSNAYEACKDSHAIAILTEWEEFNGYDWQRIYDNMHKPAFVFDGRGVLNKNKLQEIGFVYYRIGEGGV; from the coding sequence ATGTCTATTATAGCTCAAAAATGTCCTGAAATAGAAATTACGGTTGTCGATTTAAATCAGAAACGAATAGATCAATGGAATGATGCTGATGTGTCTAATATTCCTATTTATGAGCCTGGTTTGTCCAATGTAGTCGCTGAGGCTAGAGGAAGAAATTTATTTTTTGACACAGACATTGATAAAGCTATTGATGAGGCAGATATGATTTTCATTTCTGTAAACACGCCAACAAAAACCTATGGTAAGGGCAAAGGCATGGCTGCAGACTTAAAATATATTGAGCTCTGTGCAAGGCAAATAGCACGCGTAGCTACGTCCGATAAAATTGTGGTTGAAAAGTCGACTTTACCTGTTAGAACGGCACAAGCAATTAAAAATATATTAGACCATACGGGTAACGACGTTAATTTTGAAATACTATCTAATCCGGAGTTTTTAGCAGAAGGTACGGCTGTTTCAGATTTAACCAATCCAGATAGAGTGTTAATAGGCGGACAGCAAGAAACTGAAAAGGGAAAACAAGCAGTACAGGCTTTGGTAGATGTTTATGCTCACTGGGTGCCTAAAGATAAAATTTTAACAACCAACTTATGGTCTTCAGAATTATCTAAACTAACAGCAAACGCCTTTTTAGCGCAAAGAGTGTCTTCTATAAATGCAATGAGTGAGCTATGTGAAATTACAGGAGCAGATGTAGATGAAGTCGCAAAGGCAATAGGAATGGATAGTCGTATTGGTCCAAAATTTTTAAAGTCGTCAGTTGGTTTTGGTGGCTCATGTTTTCAAAAAGATATATTAAACTTAGTTTATATAGCCAAATCCTATGGTTTAAATGAAGTAGCGGATTATTGGGAGCAGGTAATTATTCTTAATGATCACCAGAAAAGAAGATTTGCACATAATATTGTTAAAACACTATATAATACAGTTTCAGACAAAAAAATTGCATTTTTGGGTTGGGCATTTAAAAAAGATACAAACGACACTAGAGAGTCTCCTGCCATATATGTAGCAGAAGAATTACTGTCAGAACAGGCAAAGATATCTGTTTGGGACCCTAAAGTAAAAGAATCTCAAATTTATACAGATATTAATGCATTAGGTTCTATTGAAACCGATGAGGTGAATAATAGGTTAAAAGTTAGTAGTAATGCATATGAGGCTTGTAAAGACTCGCATGCTATTGCTATTTTAACAGAATGGGAGGAGTTTAATGGGTATGATTGGCAACGTATTTATGATAATATGCACAAACCAGCCTTTGTTTTTGACGGTAGAGGGGTGTTAAATAAAAATAAACTTCAAGAAATAGGTTTTGTGTATTACAGAATTGGTGAGGGAGGTGTTTAG
- a CDS encoding polysaccharide biosynthesis C-terminal domain-containing protein gives MLLKNFLFNNLSQGLQFGTRWFLSLTLIVVLGVDDFATFSFVYSASNIMLAVFPFGSSVFLISDTNNESKKIEILLDSLFVVVLIFITFLIFYILTFSFVEDVKGWNYIGFSLFLSLFLAINFLLFSYFKSLGDFKKELTAYLVFAGLLLLFIAYLIFFPRGEQMISLILSLLIGINMIVTIIGFTYLAKSNSYTFEGVRAPSLKKIIIIFNERRYFGLQEIVTAIYTQSGMLILFYLLDDIVYGYYRALYVIVAPAFMITVALSQVVLSQFKIYKGLILISNFRKTQKYTIVFGFLLTAFFYLFKPFIFNFLNLDSNSSFNIAYLFILAIILIRFFFVNYEMFLVVVNKQKQRFLVMLVSALFSILLMFLLLPKYGLIGALVINTISYAIVLIGTSFIAEKKIKLILKK, from the coding sequence ATGTTACTAAAAAATTTTTTATTCAATAACCTCTCTCAAGGATTACAATTTGGTACTAGATGGTTTCTTAGTTTGACGTTAATTGTTGTTCTTGGCGTGGACGATTTTGCTACATTCTCTTTTGTTTATTCCGCATCTAATATTATGTTAGCAGTCTTTCCTTTTGGAAGTTCTGTTTTTTTAATTTCAGATACTAACAATGAATCAAAAAAAATAGAAATATTATTAGATAGTCTATTTGTTGTTGTTTTAATCTTTATTACATTTTTAATTTTTTACATTTTAACTTTTTCTTTTGTAGAAGATGTAAAAGGGTGGAATTATATTGGGTTTAGTTTGTTTTTAAGTCTTTTTTTAGCCATCAATTTTTTATTATTTTCCTATTTTAAAAGTTTAGGAGATTTTAAAAAGGAGCTTACTGCTTATCTTGTTTTTGCAGGCTTATTATTACTATTTATTGCTTATTTAATTTTTTTTCCGAGAGGAGAACAAATGATAAGCCTAATACTAAGTTTGTTGATAGGTATAAATATGATAGTTACAATTATTGGATTTACCTATCTAGCAAAGAGTAATTCTTATACTTTTGAAGGAGTTAGGGCTCCATCTTTGAAAAAAATAATAATAATATTTAATGAGAGGAGATATTTTGGCTTGCAAGAAATAGTTACAGCCATATATACCCAATCTGGAATGCTGATATTGTTTTATTTACTTGATGACATTGTTTATGGTTATTATAGAGCTTTGTATGTTATTGTAGCTCCAGCTTTTATGATTACAGTTGCATTATCTCAAGTGGTATTGAGTCAGTTTAAAATCTATAAAGGGCTTATTTTGATATCCAATTTCAGAAAAACCCAAAAATATACTATCGTTTTTGGGTTTTTATTAACTGCATTTTTTTATTTATTTAAACCCTTTATATTTAATTTTTTGAATTTAGATTCAAATTCTAGTTTTAATATTGCCTATTTGTTTATTCTTGCTATTATTTTAATAAGGTTTTTTTTTGTGAATTATGAAATGTTTTTAGTCGTTGTTAATAAACAGAAACAAAGATTTTTAGTGATGTTGGTTTCTGCATTATTTAGCATACTATTAATGTTTTTACTTTTGCCTAAATATGGCCTTATTGGAGCTTTAGTTATTAATACAATATCATATGCAATTGTATTAATTGGCACATCGTTTATTGCAGAAAAAAAGATAAAATTAATTTTAAAAAAATGA
- a CDS encoding UDP-glucuronic acid decarboxylase family protein yields MKKVLITGAAGFLGSHLCDRFIKEGFYVIAMDNLITGDLKNIEHLFPLENFEFQHHDVSKFIHIPGKLDYILHFASPASPIDYLKIPIETLKVGALGTHNLLGVAKEKNATILVASTSEVYGDPLVHPQNEEYYGNVSPVGPRGVYDEAKRFMESITMAYHRFHGLDTRIVRIFNTYGPRMRLNDGRVVPAFMGQALRGEDLTVFGDGKQTRSFCYIDDQVEGIYRLLMSNYSYPVNIGNPHETTIGEFAEEIIKLTGTEQKVIYKPLPTDDPMQRQPDITKAKELLDWEPKVSREEGLKIVFDYFKSLSPEELQDKEHRDFSK; encoded by the coding sequence ATGAAAAAAGTACTTATTACTGGAGCAGCGGGGTTTTTAGGATCTCATTTATGCGACAGGTTTATTAAAGAGGGTTTCTACGTAATTGCAATGGATAACTTAATTACGGGCGACTTAAAAAATATTGAGCACCTTTTTCCTTTAGAAAATTTTGAGTTTCAACATCATGATGTGTCTAAGTTTATTCATATTCCTGGTAAATTAGATTACATACTTCATTTTGCATCACCAGCAAGCCCTATAGATTATTTAAAAATTCCTATTGAGACATTAAAAGTCGGTGCTTTAGGTACACATAATTTGCTTGGAGTAGCGAAAGAAAAAAACGCTACTATTTTGGTTGCTTCTACTTCTGAGGTATACGGAGATCCGTTAGTACACCCGCAAAACGAAGAATATTACGGTAATGTTAGTCCGGTTGGACCACGTGGCGTGTATGATGAGGCCAAACGTTTTATGGAGTCTATTACAATGGCGTACCACCGTTTTCATGGACTAGACACGCGTATTGTTAGAATTTTTAATACTTACGGACCAAGAATGCGACTAAACGATGGTCGTGTTGTGCCAGCATTTATGGGTCAGGCTTTACGAGGAGAAGATTTAACGGTCTTTGGCGATGGAAAGCAAACAAGGTCTTTCTGCTATATAGATGATCAAGTAGAAGGCATTTATAGGCTTCTAATGAGCAATTATAGCTATCCTGTTAACATTGGTAATCCTCATGAAACCACTATAGGAGAATTTGCAGAAGAAATTATTAAACTTACCGGTACAGAGCAAAAGGTAATTTACAAGCCTTTACCAACAGATGACCCAATGCAAAGACAACCAGATATTACAAAAGCAAAAGAATTATTAGACTGGGAGCCTAAGGTCTCTAGAGAAGAAGGACTAAAAATTGTTTTTGACTACTTTAAGTCGTTATCCCCTGAAGAATTACAAGATAAAGAACACAGGGACTTTTCTAAATAG
- a CDS encoding WecB/TagA/CpsF family glycosyltransferase, which yields MIKSKFILNKKIHAFLSKEEMLDFIKDKNQLLIAINAEKLNLKNSNLTNLINNNIGYPDGIGAVLALKRKGLKSVKIAGAEFWLDIIERNYTNDSFYFIGGSNEVIEKTIVMLRIDYPNINICGYRDGYFKEEDTDCILQDIVEKKPDIVFVALGSPKQEFLMDVFLKEHKALYMGLGGSFDVYAGVKKRAPKIFIKLGLEWFYRLLKEPSRFFRQFKLVAFFFKVMFNKI from the coding sequence ATGATTAAATCTAAATTTATTTTAAATAAAAAAATTCATGCGTTTTTATCAAAAGAAGAAATGTTAGATTTCATTAAGGATAAAAATCAATTGTTAATAGCAATCAATGCTGAAAAGCTTAATTTAAAAAATTCTAATTTAACAAATTTAATTAATAATAATATTGGATATCCTGATGGAATAGGAGCCGTCCTTGCCTTGAAAAGAAAAGGATTGAAGTCGGTAAAGATAGCAGGGGCTGAGTTTTGGTTAGATATTATTGAAAGAAATTATACAAACGATTCATTTTATTTTATTGGAGGGAGTAATGAAGTAATTGAAAAAACAATCGTTATGTTGCGAATAGATTATCCTAATATAAATATATGTGGATATAGAGACGGTTATTTTAAAGAAGAAGATACTGACTGCATATTACAAGATATAGTAGAGAAAAAACCTGATATTGTTTTTGTCGCACTAGGAAGCCCAAAGCAAGAGTTTTTGATGGATGTTTTTTTAAAAGAACATAAAGCATTATATATGGGACTTGGTGGGAGTTTTGACGTGTATGCCGGAGTAAAGAAAAGAGCTCCAAAAATATTTATTAAATTGGGTTTGGAGTGGTTTTATAGGCTTTTGAAAGAACCATCTCGGTTTTTTCGCCAATTTAAATTAGTTGCATTTTTTTTTAAAGTTATGTTTAATAAAATTTAA